A window of Dermacentor andersoni chromosome 4, qqDerAnde1_hic_scaffold, whole genome shotgun sequence genomic DNA:
TTTCCGATCGGGGCGGCCGCAATACGGCGGAGGTCGAACGCTCATGCGTCGCTCCTTTGTGAAACACAACAAAGAATTCCTGATCGTCAAGTCTAATGCGCAGACGACTGCTTCGATCGCCTAAGCTATAAAGCAGGAAAAAATATAACTTTTATTCGATGGCGTTTTCTTGTTTGTTCTACCTTGTACCTTCACCAAATGGTATAATGTTCTTGTGACAGAACGGACTCTTGTGCGTGAAAATGGTATCACAACGTGCAGGTGAGACCCTGTTGTCCTTTCAAGTCGCACGAGAACGCCTCCTCGAACGCTTTCAGCCCCTGCGACGACGCCGTGCAACGACCCAGTCCTCCACGTCGTGCGATGCAATCCTGCGCATAGGCTAATATTGGGGTTAACAGGACACACCTACAGACACACACAAGCTTAAATACTAGGCAATTAAAAGCAGCAGATACGACAAAAGGTTACCATAATGTACAATAGAGACTTTTTTTGAGAATTCAGGATATGTCATACAGGACTGCCAGCCTTACTTCGCGTCTGTAGTACTTCGCTATCACTGCGCATGCTTCGCCCCCACAGCGAAACTGCGGCTTTAAAAGTAGTAAGGACCCTTTATTCGAAACAATGCTGATATGCCCACAGTAGTGGGGCAGGCTGACTGCTGAACGGTCGTCTCCGGTTTGTCAAGCGCCATCTCCTCACCGCCCAAGATCGAGGCGTGTCCTAGGTGGTGACGTCAGCACCCTTTACTCCGGCAACCTCTCATCTGCTATCTACCGTTCTGTGAGCTGTTTCGAACTGTCTGTTTCTCAGAATCACGGCAGCTTTAGTATTTCTAGCCTAGTGtttgagcgaaacgagaacaaggatgttcggatgtgatttatatgcttgaacgtTCTTTCTGCAAGGAACAATATATCGCTGAAACGGAACAATcgatgaacgtcagattaaatggacatcgcgcggacacagttAAAAAGCTTCCCAATGCCGTCGCCGAGCATATCAACCAAGCAGGTCATAACTTTTATTAACTTAAACTCTACGTCTTGCCGTCGAATTTCCGTTCTGGACGAGAAAAAAATACAGTGAATCATACTTTATCCATAGGtgcaagacattgcaaccaataggcataaacgtttcaaagggagcttcagaatctattcgctatgctaaattgcaagctataggcaacaacagtTAGTTTGTTTCTTAGCGTTATTTTCTTCTCCTTCTTGTTTCCGTTATTTCccctttgatttatttatttatttatttatttcagtatttcctttttttttttcacgagcacctgTTTCTACCGCTCCGTCTATTATCTCTGCCAGAGAAACGATAGCCCCCGACCACCGGCGAAACAGGTAacagagggctgctgtgcacgtcgTTGCCACGCCGActgacacacgggcgttgacacgtgattgacagacggccgtggcCCTCCTTTATTCTCAGTTCGACACCTTCGCCGCTAACAggccttcgctcgttgccgcacccgcCCTCCTCATGCCCTCTCCCTtttagaaccccacctatatatactgtggcgaggaaagcatatgtcgccttgaagaaggcaagtccCCTTGACGAAACGTTCACCTTGTtcgcgttttgctcatcgtcttcaatttTCGTAtcccaccttccccgtgttttccctaacCTAGTGCGTTTGTCATGTACTGTTTCTTACGGTCATGTGCTGTTGTAGTCTCCTTAACTGCAGTTTTACTTTGGTATTGCTCATAACTGCAGGTTGGTTTTCATTACGAGTTCGACTAGTTTTCTTCCGTCCTTTTTTTCATCGCGCGGCACGACAGCCAAGTGTAACGAAAATCCCGTTATTTGTTTTCATTGGTTAGAGGCATCAATTTTTCTCTCTGGGCTACGTCACTCACAGACATTTCACAATAAGCCCGATGTAGACTGGAAACTCTGCAGTATATACAAAAGTGTGTATCAAATACACTAACAAACACAGGCAAGAGCGACTCTGAAGCGTGTACTGCATGCAAAATACAGCGAttaacaacccgccgtggttgcttagtggctatggcgttgggctgctaagcacgaggttgcggcatcaaatcccggccgtggcggccgcatttcaatgggtgcgaaatgcgaaaacacccgtgtacttacatttaggtgcacgttaaagaaccccaggtggcctaaatttccggagtcccccactacgggtgcctcataatgagaaagtggttttgacaagtaaaaccccataatataatttacaAAGAACAGCTGCATTTTATAAAAGTGTGCTGTTTTGAGCACAACATAAGAGATAAATAAGTGAGTTGTTCACATGATGCTTGCGTGTTTAGCGGAAGTTAGGGGCTGCGAGAAAGAGTGTCGCTGCTTTTAAAAGCACAAGCCGAGAAATCTGCGTTGAGTTTTTCCGGTAGCAAGAAATCGCTATTTCATAAAGAGCTAATTTGAGAGACTAAAGATTGCGTTCCGTTGATTTTGCGAGCTCGCGGGGTGATAATTTTGTTTGCCTCAAATAATACCCGGTGTCTTTTATTCAGCAGGTAATATCGAATTGTTCACGCTTCAGATATCGTAGCTGGAATGCCTCGAGGGGGAAGCCGGGCTTAAACAATTGTTCAATTTGCAGTATGCTTAATCTAATAAAGGAAGGTTTCGTGTGGTAAAGTAAGCCCATGTAACATATCCACCGTGTAGCTCTTTCTTGCAATCCTAATAACAGCTTAAGGTTATTTTTTGACGTAGTATCCCCGACGACAAAACAATAATGTAAGCAGGAGTGTTTCACAAGTATTAAAATTTGACAAGAACCGCATATCTAACTGAGCTTTTTCTGTAGAATGCTTTTCAATGCACCGGCGCCATAATCAACCTATATCTTCGTGGTCCACAGCTTTACATTCGCCATAAGGCGAAGAAAGAAACATTACTTTCACCATACTTGGAATACTTTTGCCAAACGGCAAAATACACTTGGGAGCTGGTCGTGCAAAGCACCAAGCTACCACCCGGGCTTCGTAACCCACAAGCTCACAATGGTGAAAAATATTTCCCTTAATGAGGATCCGGGCTGCGGTAGCCCGCACCTCTGCTGTCATCTGCAGAACGTCACCTGCCCAAACTGTACCAACATCTGACAAGACATCGATGTGCACTACAGCGCAGTCGGAGAAGGTAAAGTTGCAGATATATTACGCCTTGTTTGAATCGCATCTAAATTATTGTGCGCTTGTATGGGCTACCACCACGAAACGTAACCTTCATGCAATTCTTCATATTCAGAAACAAGCACTTCGATATGTAGCGAATGTACCTCATTTCCATTCTACTGCGCAACTTCTTAATAAATAAAACATACTTTGAGTAACTAGTTTTTATGAATACCGGCTACTCTAGCCTTTCTCCTTGGGCTCCAAAAATTTTAGACCTTTTTAAGATAAATTATCTAACGCACTCGCTAAGACACACCCTACCTTcactgtgaaataaattttggaACAAAAATGTTGTCTTAAGAACCTTGACTCGAAAACAAATTATAGAGTATTTTTGTAAACTAGACTGAATACGCATTAAAGAGAAATGTAATTTATATTTCACATTCTTTATTGTATATAATATCCGTTCACACAGTATTTCATAATCCAATGTATCATAATGTTGTACGTCCTAGGCATGTTGACTCCAGCACTTATTTTTGAAATGTTGTCTTTTGGGATGTATATTACAATATGCATCTTATGTTTGTTGCTCATTAAGcgtaatttattttttataactGCTTTATAATTATCTGAAAAGATGAATCTTTCTTTACATGTCGCACATTTGTTATGCTACACGGTATTTGTATATCCTAACAGATGAATGTTTCGTATGTTGTACATTTGTCGATAGGAGGCTTACTGCTGACATATGAGGGCCTTCGGGCACATTCAAACTGTATGTCACACcttttcgcctggaggacccccaacaAATTGTTGGAGATAAAAACAGTTCTGATTCTGATAGAGGATGACTCTCAGCATGGAAGCATGGAAGTTTCTGCATAATGCGAGGCTACATCTATTCATGTTTTTTTATTGTGCTTGAAGTCAGGCAACCTCGAACAAAAAAAACAAGCGATCATGTTTGGTAGCTTGTGCGGTGCGACGTGTGCCACGCATACTTCGAGAGTGGTGACACCAGTGCGCATATTTTGGAGGCCACAGCAGGCATTATTGGTGTGTACGAAGAGGTGTGCATCGTGAAGCTGCCCTCGTGGAAGAAGTCTCGTGTGAGTGCCTGCTGTTGTCGCACTGAGCGGCTTCAGAATCGAAGGAATCGCCGAGTACTACTCTTCGAACGGTGCCCTGAAAAACAGTCGCGCACCTTCAGGCAGCCGACGGTGTACATGATCGTCTCCGGCTTGAGCCCAGCGAGCTGAGGCAGACGGCGTTGGTGGCTTCCATTCAGCGCGGACAGCGCGTGACCAATGCACGAGTAGGCAAGCAGGTTCGGCAGGAGCCAGCCGGCTTCGCTGCCCGAGGCCGAGGCTTGGCACCCGGCGGGCAGGACTGAGTTCGGCACCAGGTACCTGTATTGTCAGGCAGACATTTCTTgtatttttgtcgtttctttaaagTATTTGAAATTTCGGGTTTGTATATAGAATGGCGATACTGAGAATCTATCACGTGCAATCAACAATTTCTACTTCGTTTACGTTCCTTCTCCTGCGTTCAGAATTGAATGGGAGACCTTAACGCAACCACCAACACTTCCAAAGTATTCACGTTACTCAGGCTATGATGCAAGATCCTGCACTCAAGAACTGGCCACGATATCGCGAAAAATTGCCATCCGTCGGCGAGTATTACAGCAGCAGTATTTCGAGCACGAACAAACAATTACCGCGTGTGCCATGGTGCCTCAGTGGATGCAGAGGTCTGCTGCCTAGAATGAGGTCGCAGGTTCAACTCCCTGCGACTGCAAAACCGACGGCATGAACACTCCTCAGTTCTCCGCACAATTGCGATCGCAATAATACATATGGTATGCTCACAATGCCAAAAAAGTTATTTGCGTAACGGTAAAATCATACGCTTGTTTGTGCAGCATAGCGACTGTGCAGTACGGAATCGACTTTTATGAAAAGCCAGCTGTCTTTAGTGTGCATGTTGTCGCTTGGTTTGTGTTAAACAATACCATTGAATCGATCCCTACCAAACGTGCTTGTAAGATACGTTTATTATAAATAAGCATGTATTTCGAAAGAAGCACCACATGTCTAATTAAATTCCGGCGTTCCTTCAAGCGTAGTTCAGGAGGACACGGGGATAATTTTGTTCATCTGCCGTAATTAATCGTGCACCGAATGCGCGGTGCTCGAGCGTCCTCTACATTCGACACACATCGGAATGCAGACCCCGGGATCTAACCAGCAGCCGAAACGTCATTGGAGAGTTTGCACTCGTGCATCTCCccaccttctttcttttccctgtCCTTCGCGATCAAAAATACCGTGAACGTTGTACGTGAGCACCTCTGAGCAAGCCGCCTGGCGATCAAATGTCCGAGCCCGCCCACGTTGAGCGCCACCGGACCGTCAGGCAAGAAGAACGGCAGCGCGAACAGGGCTGCGGGCACGACGACCGTGCCGTCGGCGCCCACGTCAACGTCCAGCCCGAACACGTCCACGTGGTCCTGGTCGGCGGACAGGCGCAATGCGCGCTCGTCAGCCCCCGTCACCCAGTCGGCAAAGAAGGCGTTGGTCAGCTGCCGCGGCACCGGAAACGTGGCGTAGAAGGCATCCAGCCGCTCCACGCTGTCGGCATGCGGAGGAAAGCCCACGATCACGCGAGGAGGCGTCGCGAACGGCGATATCCAAGGAGTCCTGCAGAGGCACGAAATGCCGTTGAATGTGGTGTGTGGTAATGAATTACTCGAGGGCACTTTTTGTGGCAACGGAGGGAAAGCTGTACGAAGGCAAACCGTGCGGAATATAAGAG
This region includes:
- the LOC126530609 gene encoding uncharacterized protein, whose protein sequence is MQVKDLKFAGVSANAFADAIEAKTAYRRDASVFESSQLMTLLESVWREFSVSADLFLWTSWYVLDELAPFVETSVATHTRSAISFGLACVEMVSHTMAPALAALIRLSQVTSKARHQITTMTNVLASCLKGKTPWISPFATPPRVIVGFPPHADSVERLDAFYATFPVPRQLTNAFFADWVTGADERALRLSADQDHVDVFGLDVDVGADGTVVVPAALFALPFFLPDGPVALNVGGLGHLIARRLAQRYLVPNSVLPAGCQASASGSEAGWLLPNLLAYSCIGHALSALNGSHQRRLPQLAGLKPETIMYTVGCLKDCIARRGGLGRCTASSQGLKAFEEAFSCDLKGQQGLTCTL